From a region of the Alnus glutinosa chromosome 1, dhAlnGlut1.1, whole genome shotgun sequence genome:
- the LOC133854205 gene encoding nitrate reductase [NAD(P)H], whose amino-acid sequence MAASVENRRFTHPELAANGLGRNFKPVPSSHRSDSPERCRQIPSSPKKRAETVEDSSSEDENENDYRELIQEGNGELEPSILDSRDEATADKWIERNATMVRLTGKHPFNSEAPLTRLMHHGFITPVPLHYVRNHGPVPKGRWEDWTVEVCGLVNGPARFTMDRLVTEFRSREFPVTLVCAGNRRKEQNMVKQTIGFNWGAAGVSTSVWRGVLLRDVLKRCGIFSRKRGALNVCFEGAEDLPGGGGSKYGTSIKYEIAMDPSRDIILGYMQNGERLSPDHGFPVRMIIPGFIGGRMVKWLKRIIVTTQESNNYYHYNDNRVLPSHVDAELANAEAWWYKPEYIINDLNVNSVITTPLHEEILPINSWTTQRPYTLRGYAYSGGGRKVTRVEVTVDGGENWRVCELDHPEKPNKYGKYWCWCFWSLEVEVLDLLVAREIAVRAWDESLSTQPEKLIWNVMGMMNNCWFRVKTNVCKAHKGEIGIVFEHPTVPGNQSGGWMAREKNLETSSDANQSIKKSISSPFMNTSSKMFSMSEVKKHNSADSAWIIVHGHIYDCTRFLNDHPGGADSILINAGTDCTEEFDAIHSDKAKKMLEDYRIGELITVGYASDSTTSSPNSTVHGASNTSQLLDPIKEIAPLRSVALIPGAKIPAKLVEKKSISHDVRLFRFALPSDDQILGLPVGKHIFLCVTIDGKLCMRAYTPTSSIDEVGYMDLVIKIYFKNLHPRFPNGGLMSQHLDSLPIGSVLDVKGPLGHVEYTGRGNFLVHGKPKFAKRLAMLAGGTGITPIYQVVQAILKDPEDETEMFVVYANRTENDILLREELDDWAKKHDKLKVWYVVQESVREGWQYSVGVITENILREHIPEGSDDALALACGPPPMIQFAALPNLEKMNYDVKNSLLVF is encoded by the exons ATGGCGGCCTCAGTGGAGAACCGTCGGTTCACTCATCCAGAACTCGCCGCGAATGGCCTCGGTCGCAACTTCAAACCCGTTCCCAGCAGTCACCGGTCCGACTCGCCGGAGCGTTGCCGTCAAATACCGTCGAGTCCAAAGAAACGGGCCGAGACGGTGGAAGATTCGTCGAGTGAGGACGAAAATGAGAACGATTATAGAGAGCTCATACAGGAAGGGAACGGCGAATTGGAGCCGTCGATCCTGGACTCGCGAGATGAAGCCACCGCCGATAAATGGATCGAGCGCAACGCTACCATGGTCCGCCTCACAGGGAAGCACCCCTTCAACTCGGAGGCGCCCCTAACCCGGCTCATGCACCACGGGTTCATCACGCCGGTCCCGCTCCATTACGTGCGTAACCACGGTCCGGTTCCCAAAGGCAGGTGGGAGGACTGGACCGTTGAAGTCTGCGGGCTCGTCAACGGACCCGCCAGGTTCACCATGGACCGGCTCGTGACCGAGTTCCGGAGCCGCGAGTTCCCAGTCACGCTGGTCTGCGCCGGTAACAGACGCAAAGAGCAGAACATGGTGAAGCAAACCATCGGGTTCAACTGGGGGGCCGCAGGGGTCTCCACCTCGGTGTGGCGCGGCGTACTGCTGCGCGATGTGCTCAAGCGGTGCGGGATCTTCAGCCGTAAACGTGGGGCCCTCAACGTGTGTTTTGAGGGCGCTGAGGATTTGCCAGGTGGCGGTGGGTCTAAGTACGGGACCAGTATCAAGTACGAGATCGCGATGGACCCGTCGCGTGACATCATCTTGGGGTACATGCAAAACGGTGAACGTCTGTCGCCGGACCATGGGTTCCCGGTGCGGATGATCATACCGGGGTTCATCGGCGGGCGAATGGTGAAATGGCTGAAGCGGATCATAGTGACAACCCAGGAATCCAATAATTACTACCACTATAACGACAATAGAGTACTTCCCTCGCACGTTGACGCCGAGCTAGCAAACGCCGAAG CTTGGTGGTACAAGCCTGAGTATATCATCAATGACCTGAACGTAAACTCTGTGATAACGACGCCATTACACGAGGAGATCTTGCCGATAAACTCGTGGACAACGCAGAGGCCATACACTTTGAGGGGCTATGCATATTCCG GAGGTGGGAGGAAAGTGACACGTGTTGAGGTAACCGTGGACGGTGGAGAGAACTGGCGTGTGTGCGAGTTAGACCACCCGGAGAAGCCCAACAAGTACGGCAAATACTGGTGCTGGTGCTTCTGGTCACTGGAGGTGGAGGTTCTGGACCTGCTTGTAGCCAGGGAGATTGCTGTTCGAGCCTGGGATGAGTCCCTCAGCACCCAGCCCGAGAAGCTCATTTGGAATGTCATG GGAATGATGAACAACTGCTGGTTCCGGGTGAAAACAAATGTGTGCAAGGCGCACAAGGGGGAGATTGGAATCGTGTTTGAGCACCCAACGGTACCAGGAAACCAATCTGGCGGATGGATGGCAAGGGAAAAGAACCTCGAGACATCATCCGACGCAAACCAATCCATCAAGAAGAGTATCTCATCCCCTTTCATGAACACGTCTTCAAAGATGTTCTCAATGTCCGAGGTCAAAAAGCACAACTCGGCCGACTCAGCTTGGATCATCGTCCACGGCCACATCTACGATTGCACACGGTTCCTCAATGACCATCCAGGTGGCGCCGACAGCATTCTCATTAACGCAGGCACTGACTGCACCGAAGAGTTCGACGCCATACACTCCGACAAGGCCAAGAAAATGCTCGAGGACTATCGAATCGGCGAGCTGATCACGGTAGGTTATGCTTCCGACTCGACCACCTCTTCACCCAACAGCACAGTGCATGGCGCGTCGAACACATCCCAATTACTTGATCCCATCAAAGAAATCGCGCCACTAAGAAGTGTCGCTCTCATCCCAGGGGCGAAAATCCCGGCCAAGCTCgtagaaaaaaaatcaatatcccATGACGTGCGGCTATTCCGATTCGCATTGCCGTCCGATGATCAGATCTTGGGTTTGCCAGTAGGGAAGCATATATTTTTGTGCGTTACCATAGACGGCAAGTTGTGCATGCGGGCTTACACTCCAACGAGCTCCATTGACGAAGTTGGGTACATGGATCTAGTGATTAAGATTTACTTCAAAAATTTGCATCCGAGGTTTCCTAACGGCGGGCTTATGTCACAGCACTTAGACTCACTTCCAATAGGTTCGGTTCTAGACGTGAAGGGTCCATTAGGTCACGTAGAATATACTGGACGTGGCAACTTTTTAGTTCATGGCAAACCCAAGTTTGCCAAAAGGTTAGCCATGCTGGCCGGTGGGACTGGGATCACGCCCATATATCAAGTGGTTCAAGCCATTTTGAAGGACCCGGAGGATGAGACAGAGATGTTTGTGGTGTACGCAAATCGCACCGAAAACGATATTTTGCTTAGAGAAGAGCTCGATGATTGGGCTAAGAAGCATGACAAGTTGAAGGTGTGGTATGTGGTGCAAGAATCTGTAAGGGAAGGGTGGCAATACAGTGTGGGAGTCATCACTGAGAATATTCTACGGGAGCACATCCCAGAAGGATCGGACGATGCTCTGGCGTTGGCATGTGGACCCCCGCCAATGATTCAGTTCGCAGCGCTGCCGAATTTGGAGAAGATGAATTATGATGTCAAGAATTCATTGCTAGTATTTTAG